The genomic region GGCCGACGAGCTGGGCCTGCAGAACGTGCTGACCACCCTCGACGACCTCTACGCCGACTACCACGAGGACCGCTACCGCGCCAGCCCACTGCTGCGCCGCCTGGTCCGGACCGGCCACACGTTCGCCCAGCATGAGCCAGCCGCCCGCTAACGCCGCCGTGGTTCGCGCCGAAGCTGTGAAAGACCAGATGCTACAGCACGACGCCTTCAGCCACTGGCTGGGGCTGGAAGTGAAGGAAATGGGTCCCGGCTACTGCCGTCTGCAGTTTCGGGTGCGGCCCGAGATGCTCAACGGCTTCGGCATCCTGCACGGCGGCGTGGCCTTCGCCGCCGCCGACTCGGCCTTTGCTTTCGCCTGCAACAGCCATGGCCGCCAAAGCGTGGCCCTCAACGCCACCATCGACTACCTCGAAGCCGGCCGCCCCGACGACCTTATCACTGTGGAAGCCCGCGAGGAAAGCCTCAAGCACAAAATCGGGGTGTACCAGCTGCGCCTCACCAACCAGCACGGCATCCCGCTGGCCCTGTTCAAAGGCACCGCCTACCGGACGAGTAAGGAGGTGCTGTAAAGCAAATAGCACGTCATGCTGAGCTTGTCAAAGCATCTCGCGTGCTGATGTTGCTATAGTAATCAGATGGTAACCGCTCCGTAGCCCAGGGTTTAAACCCTGGGCTAGTGAAGCAACCTCAGCACGCGAGATGCTTCGACAAGCGGACGCCAGATGGAGCATGACGTTCTTCCCTCTTTTCCTTTCCCTATCACCACCCACCCCATGACCCAAGCCTACCTCATCGACGGAATCCGGACGCCCATCGGCAACTTTGGCGGCACGCTCGCGGCCGTGCGGCCCGACGACCTGGCGGCTCACGCCATCCGGGAACTGCTGCGCCGCCACCCTGGCCTCGACCCCGCCGCCGTGGCCGATGTGCTGCTGGGCTGCGCCAACCAGGCCGGCGAAGACAACCGCAACGTGGCCCGTATGGCGCTACTGCTGGCCGGTATGCCCACCACCGTGCCCGGCGAAACCGTAAATCGCCTCTGCGCCTCCGGCCTCTCGGCCAGCATTGCCGCCGCCCGCGCCATCCGCAGCGGCGACGGCGACCTGTTTATTTCTGGTGGGGTGGAGAACATGACGCGTGCCCCGCTGGTGGTATCTAAGCCCAGCAAAGGCTTCGGCACTGACTCGCAGATGTACGACTCCAGCTTCGGCTGGCGCTTCATCAACCCCCAGATGCAGGCCCTCTACGGCACCGACGCCATGGGCGAAACCGCCGAAAACCTGGTGGACCAGTACCACATCAGCCGCGACGACCAGGATCAGTTTGCGCTCCACTCGCAGCAGAAAGCCGCCGCCGCCCAGCAGGCCGGCCGCCTGGCCGAGGAAATTGCGCCGGTGCCCATTCCGCAGCGCAAGGGCGAGTTGCTGCTTTTCGCCGCAGATGAGTTTCTGAAGCCCGATACCAGCCTCGAAGGCCTCGGCAAGCTGCGTCCCGCGTTCCGCAAAACCGGCACCGTCACGGCCGGTAACGCCTCCGGCCTCAACGACGGCGCGGCAGCCCTGCTGCTGGCCTCGGAAGCCGGCATCAAGCAACACAACCTCACGCCGCTGGCCCGCATCGTGAGCATGGGCGTGGCCGGCGTGGAGCCGCGCATTATGGGCATCGGGCCGGTGCCAGCCAGCCAGCAGGCCCTGCAACGCGCCGGCCTCACGCTCAACGACATCGACGTAATCGAGCTGAACGAGGCCTTCGCCGCCCAAAGCCTGGCCTGCCTGCGCGCTTTGCACCTCGACGACAACGACCCACGCGTAAATCCCAACGGCGGCGCTATTGCCCTGGGCCACCCGCTGGGCATGAGTGGCGCCCGTATCCTCAACGCCGCCGCCCGCGAGCTACACCGCCAGCACAAGCGCTACGCCCTTGTCACGATGTGCATCGGCGTGGGCCAGGGCTACGCTGCTATTATTGAGCGAGCTTAGCGCCGAACGTATTGCTCAGTTAAAAACGGAGCGCAATTATCTGAATCCTGAAAACCCCACCAATGGCACAACTACTCGAAAACTACGCCCTGGGCCGCTGGACAGCGGGCTCCGGCGACCAGCACGAACTCTACGACGCCTCCACCGGCGAGGTGGTAGCCATTGCCGACGGTGAGGGGCTTGACTTCGCGGCCATGCTCGACTACGGCCGCCGCGTGGGCAACCCCGTGCTGCGCCGCATGACCTTCCACGAGCGGGGCCGCATGCTCAAGGCTCTGGCCCTGCACCTCGACAGCAAAAAGGAGGACTTCTACACCCTCAGCTACCGCAGCGGCGCCACCCGCGCCGACTCCTGGATTGACATCGAAGGCGGCATCGGCAACCTGTTCGCCAACGCCTCTTTGCGCCGCAAATTCCCCGATACGCCGTTCTATGCCGAGTCGGACCCTATTGCGCTGTCCAAGGCCGGCAACTTCATGGGCCACCACCTGATGGTGCCCAAGGAGGGCGTGGCCGTGCACATAAACGCCTACAACTTCCCCATCTGGGGCATGCTGGAGAAGATTGCCGTGAACCTGCTGGCCGGGATGCCAGCCATCGTGAAGCCGGCCCTGCCTTCGGCTTACCTCACCGAAGCCGTGGTGCGCGAAATCATCCGGTCGGGGATTCTGCCGGAGGGTGCGCTGCAGTTGGTGGTGGGCACCGGCCACGGTCTGCTCGAGCACGTCACGTACCAGGATGTGGTGACGTTTACGGGCTCGGCTGAAACCGGCCGCAAGCTCAAGGGCCACCCGCGCATTCTGGCTGAATCGGTGCCGTTCAACATGGAGGCCGACTCGCTGAATGCCGCCGTGCTGGGCCCCGACGCCGTGCCCGGCACCGTGGAGTTCGACCTGTTCATCAAGGAAGTACGCAAGGAAATGACGGCCAAAGCCGGGCAGAAATGCACCGCCATCCGCCGCATCATCGTGCCCGAAAACCTGGTAGAAGACGTGCAGATTGCGCTGGGCAAAGCCCTGGCCCAAACCACCGTGGGCCATCCGCAGGCTGAGGGCGTGCGCATGGGCGCCCTGGCCGGCCTCGACCAGGTGAAGCGCGTGCGCGAGCAGGTGCAGCGCCTGGCCCAGAACACGCCCATCGTGTACGGCGACCTGGACAACGTGCAGGTTATCGGCGGCGACTGCAAAACCGGCGCGTTCATGTCGCCGATTGTACTGCTGAACTCCGAGCCGTTCAAGTTCACCGACTCGCACGAGCTGGAAGCCTTCGGGCCGGTCGCCACGCTGATGCCCTACAAGAATGTGGACGAAGCCATCGAGCTGGCCAACCTGGGACGCGGCTCGCTGGTGTGCTCCGTGGCCACCAACAGCCCCGCCACCGCCACCGAGTTTGTGCTGGGTGCCGCCACGCACCACGGCCGGATTCTGGTGCTTAACGGCGAGGTAGCCAAGGAAAGCACCGGGCACGGCTCACCACTGCCGCTGCTGGTGCACGGCGGCCCCGGTCGGGCCGGTGGCGGCCAGGAAATGGGCGGTCTGCGCGGCGTGGAGCACTTCATGCAACGCGTGGCCATCCAGGGCTCGCCCAGCATGATTACGGCCATCACTCAGGTGTATCAGCCCAAGGCCAAGCAGATTGAGAAGGACAAGCACCCCTTCCAGCACTACTTCGAGGAGCTGGAAATCGGGCAGACGTACACCACCCACCGCCACACCGTTTCAGAGGCCGACATCACCAACTTTGCGCAGGTATCCGGCGACAACTTCTACGCCCACGTGGATGCCACTTCGCTGGACGGCACGCTGTTTACGGGCCGCGTGGCCCACGGCTACTACGTGCTCAGCAAGGCCGCCGGCATGTTCGTGGACCCGCGCAAAGGCCCCGTGCTGCTCAACTACGGCCTCGATGAGTGCCGCTTCACCAAGCCCGTGTACCCCGGCATGACCATCGGCGTGAAGCTCACGGTGAAGGAAAAAATAGCCCAGGAAAAGCGCGACGACGACGACGTAGCCAAAGGCATCGTGCGCTGGTTGGTAGACGTGTCCGACGAAACCGGCGAAACCGTAGCCGTAGCCACCATTTTGACGATGGTGAAAAAGAAAGACCAGGAGTAGCCTTTAGAACGTCATGCAGAGGCGCAGCCGAAGCATCTCGCCAGAGGCTAACTGTCATGCTGAGCTTGCCGAAGCATCTCTACCGCTTCGTTGCAA from Hymenobacter canadensis harbors:
- a CDS encoding hotdog fold thioesterase — translated: MSQPPANAAVVRAEAVKDQMLQHDAFSHWLGLEVKEMGPGYCRLQFRVRPEMLNGFGILHGGVAFAAADSAFAFACNSHGRQSVALNATIDYLEAGRPDDLITVEAREESLKHKIGVYQLRLTNQHGIPLALFKGTAYRTSKEVL
- the pcaF gene encoding 3-oxoadipyl-CoA thiolase, giving the protein MTQAYLIDGIRTPIGNFGGTLAAVRPDDLAAHAIRELLRRHPGLDPAAVADVLLGCANQAGEDNRNVARMALLLAGMPTTVPGETVNRLCASGLSASIAAARAIRSGDGDLFISGGVENMTRAPLVVSKPSKGFGTDSQMYDSSFGWRFINPQMQALYGTDAMGETAENLVDQYHISRDDQDQFALHSQQKAAAAQQAGRLAEEIAPVPIPQRKGELLLFAADEFLKPDTSLEGLGKLRPAFRKTGTVTAGNASGLNDGAAALLLASEAGIKQHNLTPLARIVSMGVAGVEPRIMGIGPVPASQQALQRAGLTLNDIDVIELNEAFAAQSLACLRALHLDDNDPRVNPNGGAIALGHPLGMSGARILNAAARELHRQHKRYALVTMCIGVGQGYAAIIERA
- the paaZ gene encoding phenylacetic acid degradation bifunctional protein PaaZ; this translates as MAQLLENYALGRWTAGSGDQHELYDASTGEVVAIADGEGLDFAAMLDYGRRVGNPVLRRMTFHERGRMLKALALHLDSKKEDFYTLSYRSGATRADSWIDIEGGIGNLFANASLRRKFPDTPFYAESDPIALSKAGNFMGHHLMVPKEGVAVHINAYNFPIWGMLEKIAVNLLAGMPAIVKPALPSAYLTEAVVREIIRSGILPEGALQLVVGTGHGLLEHVTYQDVVTFTGSAETGRKLKGHPRILAESVPFNMEADSLNAAVLGPDAVPGTVEFDLFIKEVRKEMTAKAGQKCTAIRRIIVPENLVEDVQIALGKALAQTTVGHPQAEGVRMGALAGLDQVKRVREQVQRLAQNTPIVYGDLDNVQVIGGDCKTGAFMSPIVLLNSEPFKFTDSHELEAFGPVATLMPYKNVDEAIELANLGRGSLVCSVATNSPATATEFVLGAATHHGRILVLNGEVAKESTGHGSPLPLLVHGGPGRAGGGQEMGGLRGVEHFMQRVAIQGSPSMITAITQVYQPKAKQIEKDKHPFQHYFEELEIGQTYTTHRHTVSEADITNFAQVSGDNFYAHVDATSLDGTLFTGRVAHGYYVLSKAAGMFVDPRKGPVLLNYGLDECRFTKPVYPGMTIGVKLTVKEKIAQEKRDDDDVAKGIVRWLVDVSDETGETVAVATILTMVKKKDQE